The Patescibacteria group bacterium genome window below encodes:
- the groL gene encoding chaperonin GroEL (60 kDa chaperone family; promotes refolding of misfolded polypeptides especially under stressful conditions; forms two stacked rings of heptamers to form a barrel-shaped 14mer; ends can be capped by GroES; misfolded proteins enter the barrel where they are refolded when GroES binds) yields MAKQIIFNEEARAALKRGVDQLANAVKVTLGPKGRNVVLDKGFGSPTITKDGVTVAKEVELEDKFENIGAEIVKEAASKTNDAAGDGTTTATVLAQAIINEGLKLVAAGVNPIEIRHGIEKRVAEIVEHLKASSKNISTKEEIAQVASISANDQEIGAIIAEAMESVGKEGVITIEEGQSFGVEKEVVEGMQFDKGYVSPYMITNPDSMKAEMNDPYILITDKKIAAVQDILPLLEKVAQSGRKDMVIIAEDIEGEALTTFVLNKLRGTFNVLGIKAPGFGDRRKSMLEDIAILTGGKVISEEVGLKIDTAELSDLGQARKVIASKDNTTVVDGAGDKQTIEERAGQIRKEMELSDSDFDKEKLQERLAKLVGGVAVIKVGAATETEMKEKKDRIEDALNATRAATLEGVVMGGGLALALAGNVFKGVVDEASQDIGAKIVDNAILEPIKQIAKNAGKDGSLVLHTIMREHESGNKNLGYNAAKDIYEDMFEAGIIDPTKVVRSALENAASAAMMFLTTEVVITDKPEPKGSEAGHGGGMGMNPGMMGM; encoded by the coding sequence ATGGCAAAACAAATAATTTTTAATGAAGAAGCTAGAGCCGCTCTTAAAAGAGGCGTGGATCAGCTGGCTAATGCGGTAAAGGTAACGCTAGGGCCTAAGGGTCGTAACGTGGTTTTAGATAAAGGCTTTGGCTCCCCAACTATTACCAAAGACGGTGTTACCGTTGCTAAGGAAGTTGAGTTGGAAGATAAGTTTGAAAATATCGGGGCTGAGATTGTTAAAGAAGCTGCCTCCAAAACCAATGACGCTGCTGGAGATGGTACTACCACTGCTACTGTTTTAGCCCAGGCTATTATTAATGAAGGCTTAAAGTTGGTAGCTGCCGGTGTTAATCCAATTGAGATAAGGCATGGTATTGAAAAGAGAGTGGCCGAAATTGTTGAACACCTTAAAGCTAGTTCAAAAAATATTTCTACCAAAGAAGAGATCGCTCAAGTTGCTTCCATTTCGGCTAATGATCAGGAGATCGGTGCCATTATTGCCGAAGCTATGGAGTCGGTTGGAAAAGAAGGTGTAATTACCATTGAGGAAGGACAATCTTTTGGTGTGGAAAAAGAAGTGGTTGAGGGTATGCAGTTTGATAAAGGTTATGTTTCTCCTTATATGATAACCAACCCTGATTCAATGAAGGCTGAAATGAATGATCCATATATCTTAATTACTGATAAGAAGATTGCCGCTGTCCAAGATATCTTACCGCTTTTGGAAAAAGTTGCTCAGTCCGGTCGTAAGGACATGGTAATTATTGCTGAAGATATTGAAGGCGAGGCTTTAACTACTTTTGTTTTAAATAAATTACGCGGCACTTTTAATGTCTTAGGCATTAAAGCTCCAGGTTTTGGAGATCGTCGTAAGTCTATGCTTGAAGACATTGCTATCTTAACTGGTGGTAAGGTAATTTCTGAGGAAGTAGGATTAAAGATTGATACTGCCGAATTATCTGATTTAGGACAAGCCAGAAAGGTTATTGCTTCTAAGGATAATACTACAGTGGTTGATGGAGCTGGAGATAAGCAAACCATTGAAGAAAGGGCTGGGCAAATCAGAAAAGAAATGGAACTTTCTGATTCTGATTTTGATAAAGAAAAATTACAAGAAAGATTAGCTAAACTGGTTGGAGGTGTGGCAGTGATTAAAGTTGGAGCAGCTACTGAAACTGAAATGAAGGAAAAGAAAGATAGAATTGAAGACGCTTTAAACGCCACTAGAGCCGCAACTTTAGAAGGTGTGGTTATGGGAGGAGGTTTGGCACTAGCTTTAGCTGGCAATGTCTTTAAGGGGGTTGTAGATGAAGCCTCTCAGGACATTGGTGCTAAGATTGTAGATAACGCTATTCTTGAACCAATTAAACAGATTGCTAAAAATGCCGGTAAGGACGGATCATTGGTATTACATACTATTATGCGTGAACATGAAAGCGGTAATAAAAACCTCGGTTATAATGCAGCTAAGGATATTTATGAAGACATGTTTGAGGCTGGTATTATTGATCCAACTAAAGTAGTTAGAAGTGCTTTGGAAAACGCCGCTTCAGCTGCTATGATGTTTTTAACCACTGAGGTGGTTATTACAGATAAGCCGGAGCCTAAAGGTAGTGAAGCCGGACATGGTGGAGGCATGGGTATGAATCCCGGTATGATGGGTATGTAA
- the lgt gene encoding prolipoprotein diacylglyceryl transferase translates to MSLFSFFISPSPVAFNLGPLLVYWYGLVMVLAIVLALLLSLRLARLYNLSSEKVIDIAFYLIIFGFIGARLYEVILEWPYYLTYPSQIPQIWRGGLAIHGALLGGLLGLWFYCRRFSLNLWQTISIFLPGVALGQAIGRWGNWFNQELFGLPTNSSWGIFINPINRPLGYEAFAFFHPTFLYESLGCLLLTGLLVFLVYKKHSPLVVIASYLAGYGLLRFFLEFIKIDYTPILWGLRWPQIISLMFILFSLLLFYKTYKEERS, encoded by the coding sequence ATGTCTTTGTTTAGCTTTTTTATCTCTCCTTCTCCAGTGGCTTTTAACCTTGGCCCTTTGCTTGTTTATTGGTATGGCTTGGTTATGGTTTTGGCTATTGTTTTAGCTCTTCTTCTATCTTTACGTTTAGCTCGTCTTTATAATCTGTCTTCAGAAAAAGTTATTGACATAGCTTTTTATCTGATTATTTTCGGTTTTATTGGGGCTCGTTTATATGAGGTTATTCTTGAGTGGCCTTATTACCTTACTTACCCTTCACAGATCCCGCAAATTTGGCGTGGTGGTTTAGCTATTCATGGAGCTTTATTGGGAGGGCTATTGGGACTTTGGTTTTATTGCCGACGTTTTTCTTTAAATCTCTGGCAAACAATTTCTATTTTCTTACCAGGAGTTGCTTTAGGACAAGCTATTGGGAGATGGGGTAATTGGTTTAATCAAGAACTTTTCGGGTTACCGACAAACTCTTCTTGGGGTATTTTTATTAATCCAATAAATCGCCCTTTGGGTTATGAAGCTTTTGCTTTTTTTCATCCAACCTTTTTATATGAATCACTGGGTTGTTTATTGCTAACCGGCCTTTTGGTTTTCTTGGTTTACAAAAAACATTCACCCTTAGTTGTTATTGCCTCATATTTAGCGGGTTATGGTCTTTTACGTTTCTTTTTGGAATTTATTAAAATAGATTATACCCCCATCTTATGGGGACTACGTTGGCCGCAGATTATAAGTTTAATGTTTATTTTGTTTTCTCTTTTGCTTTTTTATAAGACTTATAAGGAAGAAAGATCTTAG
- a CDS encoding co-chaperone GroES has product MNLKPLSDYLIIKPADEESVTASGIVLPDTTDKEKPERGEVVAMGVGKRQDNGDLAPMSVKVGDVVMFKKYAPDEIKVDGQEYLVIRESDVMLIVE; this is encoded by the coding sequence ATGAATTTAAAACCTTTATCTGATTACTTAATCATTAAGCCGGCTGATGAAGAAAGCGTTACCGCTTCCGGCATTGTCTTACCGGATACGACAGACAAAGAAAAGCCCGAACGTGGTGAGGTGGTAGCTATGGGTGTTGGTAAGAGACAAGACAATGGAGACTTGGCTCCCATGAGTGTTAAAGTCGGAGATGTTGTAATGTTTAAAAAGTATGCACCTGATGAAATTAAAGTTGATGGACAAGAATATTTAGTTATCCGAGAATCGGATGTTATGTTAATTGTTGAATAA